Part of the Pseudomonas sp. P8_241 genome is shown below.
ACCAGAAAGTCTACGGCACGCTCGGCGAGTTGATGGGCGAGTTCCATGCGTTGGCGCTGCATACCTACACGCCAGATGAATGGGCACAGATCGACGCGGCTCCGGCCTCGCCGACCTGTGCCGGCGGCAGCAAACACTGACGCTCCCCCCTGTAGGAGCCGGCTTGCTGGCGATGGCGTCTTCGAAATCGCTATCGCCAGCAAGCCGGCTCCTACAGAGAAGGTTATTTTTGTTAGAATGCAGCGCGCCGCTAACCCGGCGCGTTTTTTTTCGCATCCGGTTCACCCCTTACGAGGGTAGCCACCTGGAGATTTACCCATGACACAACAGATTGTCGTGGCGGCACTGTATAAGTTCGTCACCCTGGAAGATTACGTCGCCCTGCGCGAGCCACTGCTGCAAGCGATGGTCGACAACGGCATCAAAGGCACCTTGCTGATTGCCGAAGAAGGCATCAACGGCACCGTGTCCGGCAGCCGTGAAGGCATCGACGGGCTGATGGCCTGGCTCAAGAACGACCCGCGCATGGACGACATCGACCACAAAGAGTCGTACTGCGATGAGCAGCCGTTCTACCGCACCAAAGTCAAACTCAAGAAAGAAATCGTCACCCTCGGCGTGGAAGGCGTGGACCCGAACAAAAAGGTCGGCACTTACGTCGACCCGCAGGACTGGAACGCACTGATCAGCGACCCGCAAGTGTTGTTGATCGACACCCGTAACGACTACGAAGTCTCGATTGGCACCTTCGAAGGCGCCATCGACCCGAAAACCACCAGTTTTCGCGAGTTTCCCGACTACATCAAAGCCAACTTCGACCCGGCCGTGCACAAGAAGGTCGCGATGTTCTGCACCGGCGGTATTCGCTGCGAGAAGGCGTCGAGCTACATGCTCAGCGAAGGCTACGGTGAGGTCTATCACCTCAAGGGCGGCATCCTGAAGTACCTCGAAGAGGTGCCGCAGGAAGAAACCAAATGGCAGGGCGACTGCTTCGTGTTCGATAACCGTGTGACCGTTCGCCACGACCTGAGCGAAGGTGACTACGATCAGTGCCATGCCTGCCGTACGCCGGTCAGCGTTGAAGATCGCGCTTCGGAGCATTACGTGGCGGGTATCAGCTGCCCGCATTGCTGGGACAAATTGAGCGAAAAAACCCGTCGCAGCGCCATCGATCGGCAAAAGCAGATCGAACTGGCCAAGGCCCGTAACCAGCCGCACCCGATCGGCTACAACTATAAACAAGCATCCTCCGAGGCCTGAACCATGTCAGCACGCCTGCTCTATGTGATGGATCCGATGTGTTCCTGGTGTTGGGGGTTTGCCCCGGTCGCCAACGCATTGGTCGAGCAGGCGCAAGCTGCAGGCGTTGAAGTGCATTTGATCGTGGGTGGTTTGCGCACCGGCAGCGGTGCGGCGCTGGAACCGACCACACGGCGCTACATTCTTGAACACTGGCAGGCGGTCACGGAGGCCACCGGCCAACCGTTCAAACTCGAAGGCGCATTGCCTGACGGTTTTGTCTACGACACCGAGCCTGCCTGCCGGGCACTGGTGACGGCGCGCGGCCTGGCACCGGATTGCGCATGGAAACTGCTCCGGCTGATCCAGCACGCGTTTTACGCCGATGGTCGGGATGTCACTCGCGCCAGCGTGCTGGTGGAACTGGCAGAGCAGGCTGGCGTACCGCGCATCGAGTTCGCGGCCGCTTTCGACCGTGCCGACATGCACGCTGCGACCAACGCCGATTTCACCTGGGTGCAAGACTTGGGCATTGCCGGTTTTCCGACCCTGTTGGCCGAACGTAATGGCCAATTGGCGCTGCTGACCAACGGATATCAACCGCTCAGTGTGCTGTCCCCGCTTCTTGGCCGTTGGCTGGAGCGCGCCGCCTGTGCATGATCTGCCTGACGATGTCCCAAGCGCAAAACGTGTCGACCGTCTGAGCTGGGCAGAAATCCGTCGCCTGGCCCTTCATCATAAAAAGTCGCTATGGATCGCCAACGGCGTGGCGGTGCTCGCAACCCTGTGCAGCGTGCCGATCCCGTTACTCCTGCCGCTGCTGGTGGATGAAGTGCTGCTGGGGCATGGTGACGCTGCGCTGAAGGTCATGAATCTTGCACTGCCCCAGGTTTGGCAAAAAGCCGCCGGTTACATTGGCCTGATGCTGGTAGTGACTTTGGCCCTGCGCTGCTCGGCCCTGCTGTTCAACGTGGTGCAGGCACGGTTGTTCGCCGCATTGGCCAAGGACATCGTCTACCGAATTCGCCTGCGCCTGATCGAACGACTCAAACGCATCTCGCTCGGTGAGTATGAAAGTCTGGGCAGTGGCACGGTGACCACTCACTTGGTGACTGACCTCGATACTCTGGACAAATTCGTTGGCGAAACCCTCAGTCGCTTCCTTGTGGCTATGCTGACTCTGTTCGGAACCGCCGGCATCCTGATGTGGATGCACTGGAAGCTGGCGCTGTTGATTCTGTTGTTCAATCCGTTGGTGATCTACGCCACGGTGCAATTGGGCAAGCGGGTCAAGCACCTGAAAAAACTCGAGAACGACAGTACCTCGCGCTTCACTCAGGCATTGACCGAAACACTCGATGCAATCCAGGAAGTTCGCGCCGGCAATCGCCAAGGGTTTTTCCTCGGTCGCCTCGGTCAGCGTGCCAAAGAGGTCCGTGATTATGCGGTGAACTCGCAGTGGAAAACCGATGCGTCAAACCGTGCCAGTGGTTTGCTGTTCCAGTTTGGTATCGATATTTTTCGTGCTGCCGCGATGCTTACCGTGCTGTTTTCCGACCTGTCCATCGGCCAGATGCTCGCGGTGTTCAGCTACCTGTGGTTCATGATTGGTCCGGTGGAACAATTGCTGAACCTGCAATATGCCTACTACGCCGCCGGCGGCGCGCTGTCACGGATCAACGAGTTGCTGTCCCGAGCCGATGAACCGGAGTACCCGGGGGGCGTCGATCCGTTCAGCGGTCGCCAGACGGTCGGACTCGAGGTGCAGGGGTTGAGTTTTGGCTACGGCGACGAACTGGTCCTGAACGAGATGAATTTGTCCATCGCCCCCGGGGAAAAAGTCGCGATTGTCGGTGCCAGCGGCGGTGGCAAGAGTACGTTGGTGCAATTGCTGCTGGGCTTGTACACGCCGCTGGCCGGGACCATTCGCTTTGGCGGCTCGACCCAGCAAGAGATCGGCCTGGAAACCGTGCGGGAAAACGTCGCGGTTGTGCTTCAACACCCGGCGTTGTTCAACGACACGATTCGGGCCAACCTGACCATGGGTCGTGAGCGCAGCGATGAGGCTTGCTGGCAAGCCCTGGAAATCGCGCAACTTCACGGCACGGTCCGCGAGTTGCCCAACGGTCTGGACAGCATCGTCGGGCGTTCCGGCGTGCGTTTGTCCGGTGGCCAGCGCCAGCGCCTGGCGATTGCGCGGATGGTGCTTGCCGAACCCAAAGTGGTGATCCTTGACGAGGCCACCTCTGCACTGGATGCCGCCACCGAATACAACCTGCATCAGGCACTAGCGCGTTTCCTGAGCAATCGCACCACGTTGATCATTGCCCACCGTCTATCTGCCGTGAAGCAGGCAGACCGGGTGTTGGTGTTTGACGGCGGGCAAATCGCCGAGGATGGCGACCACCAGCAGCTGATTGCCGATGGTGGTTTGTATGCCAAGCTTTATGGGCATTTGCAGCAGTTGTAACCAGACGGTCAATACACTGGAAAACACCGTGACGCGCGTGATTTGCAGTCACGCTGCGTCTTTCAGGGAAGGTGTGTCGCTTGCCTGGACTGCAATCGCGACCTAGGCTAGCTGTAGCGATTTCGCCCGGATGGCGAGCAAGCAGTGCTAAAGCAAGGGACCTCATGAATCAAGTGCGGACACTCGGAACGCCACGGCTGCTGGGCATCGTCTGGCCATTTATCGCCGTCGTGATATTTCAGGCCCTGCTGGGTGGCGTCAGCCTTTATGTGCTGTCGGCGGTACGTGGCTATGTTGCCGGGGAAAGCCTGTGGTCCAAAGGCCAGAAAGACGCCATCTATTACCTCAATCTCTACGGCGACAGCCGTGATGAGGCGATTTTCCACAAATACCAGAACGCCATTTCGGTGCCTCAGGGAGGCCACGAGTTGCGGGTGGCCCTGGACCATCAACCACCGGATATCGAAGCAGCGCGCATAGCCATCCTCAAGGGAGGCAATCATCCCGACGATGTCTCCAGCCTGATCTGGCTGTACCTCAATTTCCGGCACTTCAGTTATCTCGAGAAAGCTATTGATCTCTGGACGCTCGGGGACTCGTATCTGGTCCGGCTTGATGATGTAGCCCGGGAGATGCATCAGGGCATTACCGCGAATCGGGCATCGCAAGCCGATATCCAACGCTGGAAGGAACAGATTCTCACCATCAACGAAGGCGTGACTCCAGCCGCAAAAGCCTTCAGCGATGCGCTGGGTGAAGGTTCGCGGATGATACTTCGTCTGCTGCTATGGACGAATCTGGCCACTGCACTGGGTTTGATCGTGCTGGCGCTGATGCGCACCCATAAACTGCTCAAGCAACGTCATGCTTTTGCCGACGCGTTGCAACTGGAGAAGGACCGGGCGCAGATCACACTGCAAT
Proteins encoded:
- a CDS encoding rhodanese-related sulfurtransferase gives rise to the protein MTQQIVVAALYKFVTLEDYVALREPLLQAMVDNGIKGTLLIAEEGINGTVSGSREGIDGLMAWLKNDPRMDDIDHKESYCDEQPFYRTKVKLKKEIVTLGVEGVDPNKKVGTYVDPQDWNALISDPQVLLIDTRNDYEVSIGTFEGAIDPKTTSFREFPDYIKANFDPAVHKKVAMFCTGGIRCEKASSYMLSEGYGEVYHLKGGILKYLEEVPQEETKWQGDCFVFDNRVTVRHDLSEGDYDQCHACRTPVSVEDRASEHYVAGISCPHCWDKLSEKTRRSAIDRQKQIELAKARNQPHPIGYNYKQASSEA
- a CDS encoding DsbA family protein: MSARLLYVMDPMCSWCWGFAPVANALVEQAQAAGVEVHLIVGGLRTGSGAALEPTTRRYILEHWQAVTEATGQPFKLEGALPDGFVYDTEPACRALVTARGLAPDCAWKLLRLIQHAFYADGRDVTRASVLVELAEQAGVPRIEFAAAFDRADMHAATNADFTWVQDLGIAGFPTLLAERNGQLALLTNGYQPLSVLSPLLGRWLERAACA
- a CDS encoding ABC transporter ATP-binding protein yields the protein MHDLPDDVPSAKRVDRLSWAEIRRLALHHKKSLWIANGVAVLATLCSVPIPLLLPLLVDEVLLGHGDAALKVMNLALPQVWQKAAGYIGLMLVVTLALRCSALLFNVVQARLFAALAKDIVYRIRLRLIERLKRISLGEYESLGSGTVTTHLVTDLDTLDKFVGETLSRFLVAMLTLFGTAGILMWMHWKLALLILLFNPLVIYATVQLGKRVKHLKKLENDSTSRFTQALTETLDAIQEVRAGNRQGFFLGRLGQRAKEVRDYAVNSQWKTDASNRASGLLFQFGIDIFRAAAMLTVLFSDLSIGQMLAVFSYLWFMIGPVEQLLNLQYAYYAAGGALSRINELLSRADEPEYPGGVDPFSGRQTVGLEVQGLSFGYGDELVLNEMNLSIAPGEKVAIVGASGGGKSTLVQLLLGLYTPLAGTIRFGGSTQQEIGLETVRENVAVVLQHPALFNDTIRANLTMGRERSDEACWQALEIAQLHGTVRELPNGLDSIVGRSGVRLSGGQRQRLAIARMVLAEPKVVILDEATSALDAATEYNLHQALARFLSNRTTLIIAHRLSAVKQADRVLVFDGGQIAEDGDHQQLIADGGLYAKLYGHLQQL